A part of Planococcus sp. MB-3u-03 genomic DNA contains:
- a CDS encoding Na(+)/H(+) antiporter subunit B, whose translation MGINDVILKTVAKAVVLIILTFGIYLFLSGHNSPGGGFVGGLVLASAFVLMFLSYDTETVKDAIPIDFKKLSAFGVLLAVLSGLGPLLFGQNFLEQSFDYFNLPIFGKTEIATVLIFEAGIALTVVGVVVNIILSISEDE comes from the coding sequence ATGGGGATTAATGATGTGATATTGAAGACCGTTGCCAAAGCGGTTGTGTTGATTATTTTGACCTTCGGCATCTACCTATTTTTGTCCGGGCACAATAGTCCGGGAGGCGGTTTTGTCGGCGGGCTGGTCTTGGCATCGGCTTTTGTATTGATGTTTTTATCGTATGATACCGAAACCGTCAAAGATGCAATCCCGATCGACTTTAAAAAGTTATCGGCTTTTGGCGTGTTGCTTGCAGTTCTTAGCGGACTTGGCCCACTTTTATTCGGCCAGAATTTTCTCGAGCAGTCTTTTGACTATTTCAACCTCCCCATCTTCGGTAAAACGGAAATTGCCACTGTGTTGATTTTCGAGGCAGGCATCGCGTTGACTGTAGTCGGAGTGGTCGTGAACATAATTTTAAGTATAAGTGAGGATGAATAG
- a CDS encoding Na+/H+ antiporter subunit A, which yields MQLLILSILFPFLAAALIPLIHRRIGDFNIGWLVLSIPVLLFGFFASQIPMVSSRETLLSSVEWIPSLGINFTAYLDGLSLIMALLITGVGSLVVLYSIYYLSPTDSFPHFYAYLLLFMGAMLGVVLSDNLMVLYVFWELTSISSFLLIAFWYHRKNSRYGAQKSLLITVFGGFAMFAGFLMLYAMTGTLSIRETAAAMGQLTEHALFYPAMFLILLGAFTKSAQFPFHIWLPDAMEAPTPVSAYLHSATMVKAGIYLAARFTPIFGGTSAWFWTITIVGLITLFWGAFCAIRQTDLKALLAYSTISQLGLIMSLLGMGSAALHYGNTEAGALYGLAIFAALFHLVNHSTFKGALFMVVGIIDHQVGTRDIRRLGGLMALLPVTFTFAVIGSFSMAGLPLLNGFLSKEMFFTASLNAASMPGLFSTSWGWLIPVIAWLASVLTFIYAMIIVFRTFLGNRDSKAVEKRPVEPPIGMLISPAILSVLIVGLFFAPNLLGDHLLKPALEQLLPGISGASPDSIYAWHGVNTELLMTIGIVLIGSVLFITFDRWKGIFKIQPAGWTFNALYNYALTSSENAASFVTRSYMTGRLHQYFFYILLFFIISTGGTLLLSDALSISFVQDAPVSIYELMLVLVMIITAISILFTRSRLSAILMNGVLGYSISIFFVLFRAPDLALTQLVIETVTTALFLLCFNYLPEWKREPLPKRKKARNAVLAIAGGLVITLTGLSVNSADLFETISSYFQNSYELAGGQNIVNSILGDFRALDTMLEGLVLFIAGIGVYTLIRLKLKKEAGTDGD from the coding sequence GTGCAATTACTTATTTTATCCATTTTATTCCCATTTTTAGCCGCAGCACTCATTCCGCTCATCCATAGGCGAATTGGCGACTTCAATATCGGCTGGCTCGTGCTATCGATCCCGGTGCTGTTGTTTGGATTCTTCGCATCTCAAATTCCTATGGTTTCATCCAGGGAAACGCTCTTGTCCTCAGTAGAGTGGATTCCTTCGCTCGGCATTAATTTCACCGCTTATTTGGACGGCCTTAGCTTGATTATGGCTTTGCTGATTACAGGCGTCGGCAGTTTAGTCGTCCTCTATTCCATCTACTATTTATCCCCGACTGATTCATTCCCGCATTTTTACGCTTACCTGCTGCTCTTTATGGGAGCTATGCTAGGGGTCGTGTTATCGGACAATTTAATGGTGCTGTATGTGTTTTGGGAATTGACCAGCATTTCGTCTTTCCTATTGATCGCATTTTGGTACCACCGGAAAAATTCACGCTACGGTGCCCAAAAATCGCTATTGATCACGGTATTTGGCGGCTTTGCCATGTTCGCAGGATTCCTCATGCTGTATGCGATGACCGGCACTTTGAGCATCCGTGAAACTGCGGCTGCCATGGGACAACTCACAGAGCATGCGCTTTTTTATCCGGCGATGTTCTTGATCTTGCTTGGCGCCTTCACCAAATCAGCGCAATTCCCGTTTCACATCTGGCTCCCGGATGCGATGGAAGCCCCTACTCCTGTAAGTGCCTATTTGCATTCGGCGACCATGGTAAAAGCGGGCATTTATTTGGCCGCTCGCTTCACGCCCATTTTCGGCGGCACTTCCGCTTGGTTCTGGACGATTACTATTGTCGGGCTCATTACGCTGTTCTGGGGTGCTTTTTGCGCCATCCGACAGACCGACCTAAAAGCGCTCCTAGCTTATTCAACCATCAGCCAGCTCGGCTTGATCATGAGTTTACTCGGCATGGGTTCAGCCGCCCTCCATTATGGCAATACGGAAGCGGGCGCATTGTATGGACTGGCAATTTTTGCAGCCTTATTCCACCTGGTAAATCATTCTACTTTCAAGGGAGCCCTTTTTATGGTGGTCGGCATTATTGACCATCAAGTCGGAACGCGGGATATTCGCCGGCTTGGCGGCTTGATGGCCTTGCTCCCTGTGACGTTCACTTTTGCTGTCATTGGCAGCTTTTCGATGGCGGGCTTGCCATTATTAAACGGATTTTTAAGCAAGGAAATGTTTTTCACTGCTTCGTTAAACGCGGCTTCAATGCCTGGCCTTTTTTCAACTTCATGGGGCTGGTTGATTCCAGTCATCGCTTGGCTTGCAAGCGTATTGACTTTTATTTACGCCATGATAATCGTATTCCGCACTTTTCTTGGCAACCGCGATTCTAAAGCGGTCGAAAAACGTCCTGTCGAACCCCCAATTGGCATGCTGATTTCACCGGCCATTCTTTCTGTACTGATTGTCGGGTTGTTCTTTGCACCGAATTTGCTAGGCGATCACTTATTAAAGCCTGCCTTGGAGCAGTTATTGCCTGGTATTTCAGGTGCTTCGCCAGACAGTATTTATGCATGGCACGGCGTTAACACCGAACTGCTGATGACCATCGGCATCGTTTTGATCGGCTCTGTCTTATTTATTACCTTCGACCGGTGGAAAGGCATTTTCAAAATCCAACCGGCCGGATGGACGTTCAACGCGCTGTACAATTATGCGTTGACTTCGTCTGAAAATGCAGCTTCTTTTGTTACCCGTTCTTATATGACCGGCCGTTTGCATCAATACTTCTTTTATATCTTGCTGTTTTTCATCATTTCTACAGGCGGCACCTTGCTGTTGTCAGATGCGCTATCCATTTCTTTCGTACAAGATGCGCCTGTCAGCATATATGAATTGATGCTGGTCCTGGTCATGATCATTACGGCTATTTCGATCCTATTCACCCGTTCCCGCCTATCGGCCATTTTGATGAACGGCGTGCTCGGCTATTCGATTTCCATTTTTTTCGTGTTGTTCCGCGCACCTGATTTGGCGTTGACGCAATTGGTCATCGAAACAGTCACCACCGCGTTGTTTTTGCTTTGCTTCAATTATTTGCCCGAGTGGAAACGGGAGCCCCTGCCAAAACGGAAAAAGGCGCGCAATGCCGTTCTCGCCATTGCAGGCGGCCTGGTCATCACGTTAACCGGACTATCCGTCAATAGCGCTGACTTGTTTGAAACGATCTCTAGTTATTTTCAAAATTCCTACGAACTTGCCGGTGGACAAAATATCGTCAACTCCATTTTGGGAGATTTCCGTGCCCTCGACACGATGCTTGAAGGACTGGTGCTGTTCATAGCCGGAATTGGCGTTTATACGCTTATCCGCCTGAAGCTGAAAAAGGAGGCTGGAACCGATGGGGATTAA
- a CDS encoding iron-containing alcohol dehydrogenase: MPISHTGWGALEQLAGEAERLNASNILIVTDPFLDELGMTKKIVEPLEAKGWKTSIYTEVVPEPPLEVGERLVTYTKEHKFDLVIGLGGGSALDLAKLAGVLATHEGKVADYLNLTGERELVDKGIPKILIPTTSGTGSEVTNIAVLSLESTKDVVTHDYLLPDVAIVDPALTVSLPPKVTAATGIDALTHAVEAYVSKNANPVTDGLALQAIRLISGSIRRAVEDGENKEARTNMSYGSYLAGLAFFNAGVAGVHALAYPLGGQFHISHGESNAVLLPYVMGYIRPSCEKRMKDIVEAMGVNVTQMDEQQASYECVEELKKLVADVNIPVSLKGFDIGEGALDSLADDGIKQTRILARSPMPLEREDIYAIYHAAYSGEVAEKKTV; encoded by the coding sequence ATGCCGATCAGCCATACCGGCTGGGGGGCATTGGAACAATTGGCGGGCGAAGCGGAACGCCTGAACGCCAGCAATATCCTTATTGTCACCGATCCGTTTCTGGACGAGCTGGGGATGACGAAAAAAATCGTCGAACCGCTGGAAGCGAAAGGATGGAAGACGAGCATCTACACAGAAGTCGTGCCGGAGCCGCCGCTCGAAGTCGGCGAAAGATTGGTCACTTACACGAAGGAGCATAAGTTTGACTTGGTCATCGGCCTTGGCGGCGGCAGTGCACTTGACCTTGCGAAATTAGCGGGTGTCCTAGCGACGCATGAAGGAAAAGTGGCCGACTACCTGAATCTGACGGGCGAACGTGAGCTTGTTGATAAAGGCATACCGAAGATCTTGATTCCGACCACTTCCGGAACCGGTTCCGAAGTGACGAATATTGCCGTATTGTCATTGGAATCGACCAAAGATGTCGTGACGCATGATTACTTATTGCCCGACGTCGCGATCGTCGACCCGGCCTTGACGGTCTCCTTGCCGCCGAAAGTGACAGCGGCAACGGGCATCGACGCGTTGACGCATGCGGTAGAGGCTTACGTATCGAAAAACGCCAACCCGGTGACAGACGGCCTGGCTTTGCAGGCAATCCGCTTGATCAGCGGGTCGATCCGCAGGGCTGTAGAGGACGGGGAAAACAAGGAAGCGCGCACGAATATGAGCTACGGCAGTTATCTGGCAGGATTGGCCTTCTTCAATGCCGGTGTTGCCGGTGTACACGCCTTGGCCTATCCGCTTGGCGGCCAATTCCATATATCGCACGGTGAATCCAATGCCGTCTTGCTGCCGTATGTCATGGGCTATATCCGCCCGAGCTGTGAGAAGAGAATGAAGGACATCGTCGAGGCGATGGGTGTCAACGTCACGCAAATGGACGAACAACAAGCTTCCTATGAATGCGTCGAGGAGTTGAAAAAACTCGTCGCCGACGTGAATATTCCCGTGTCGCTAAAAGGCTTCGATATCGGAGAAGGCGCTTTAGATAGCCTGGCAGACGATGGCATCAAGCAAACAAGAATCTTGGCGAGAAGCCCGATGCCGCTTGAGAGAGAAGATATTTACGCAATCTACCATGCCGCCTATTCAGGGGAAGTCGCTGAAAAGAAAACGGTGTGA
- the nadC gene encoding carboxylating nicotinate-nucleotide diphosphorylase, which translates to MNRLKAEQALTQFLLEDIGDRDVSSVLFDRTDTGEAIVRMKQSGVVAGLDCYEWGYRLLDQSVEVELLKRDGDRVETGEAIVKISGPIASLLAGERVLLNLIQRMSGVATLTAKCVEALDSDHTRIVDTRKTIPGLRMFEKYAVRAGGGFNHRNGLYDAVMLKDNHIAAAGSITEAVKKVRDSLGHMTMIEVEVETQQQLMEAIDARPDTIMFDNQTPETIRRWVQLVPETIRTEASGGIDLEKLSDYRDTGVDVISIGALTHSVSNLDISMNLSISPKEAVIS; encoded by the coding sequence ATGAATCGCTTAAAAGCAGAACAAGCATTAACACAATTTCTACTCGAAGATATCGGAGACCGCGATGTCTCCTCTGTATTATTCGATCGAACAGATACAGGCGAAGCGATCGTGCGCATGAAACAAAGCGGTGTCGTGGCAGGCCTCGATTGCTATGAATGGGGTTATCGGCTGCTCGATCAGTCAGTCGAAGTGGAATTATTGAAACGAGACGGCGACCGTGTAGAAACGGGAGAGGCGATCGTGAAAATATCTGGCCCCATTGCTTCGCTTTTAGCGGGAGAGCGGGTGCTGTTGAATCTGATTCAGCGCATGAGCGGGGTTGCGACATTGACGGCGAAATGTGTAGAGGCATTGGACTCAGATCATACGCGCATCGTTGATACACGCAAAACGATACCGGGGCTGCGCATGTTCGAAAAATACGCGGTCCGCGCAGGCGGCGGGTTCAACCACCGGAACGGCTTGTACGATGCGGTCATGCTGAAAGACAACCACATCGCAGCGGCTGGATCGATTACCGAAGCGGTGAAAAAAGTACGCGACTCGCTTGGCCATATGACGATGATCGAAGTGGAAGTCGAGACGCAGCAGCAATTGATGGAAGCGATCGACGCGCGCCCTGACACGATCATGTTCGACAACCAGACGCCGGAAACAATCCGGCGTTGGGTGCAGCTTGTTCCAGAGACCATCCGTACGGAAGCTTCCGGCGGCATTGATCTCGAAAAGCTTTCGGATTACCGTGATACCGGTGTCGACGTCATTTCCATCGGCGCTTTGACGCATAGCGTTTCGAACCTCGACATCAGCATGAATCTTTCCATATCCCCGAAGGAGGCAGTAATTTCATGA
- the nadB gene encoding L-aspartate oxidase: MFDVCIIGGGVAGLMLARSLPDHYSIAVVTKEHAGTGNTSLAQGGIAASLSFDDRPESHATDTLIASADHADAGRVEILVNEGSELMKNLLAHGLPFDGDELGLPALGMEGAHSHRRIVHAGGDQTGKMLMHYLMEETSGKITRFAFHQALELRMESGRCAGVLFSDRFGKRSVIHARHVVLATGGIGQLYSETSNSSVSTGDGLSLAYHAGAVLEDLEFVQFHPTVLTLEGKSCGLISEAVRGEGAVLVDRDGKRIMDGIHPLMELAPRDVVARAIERHWQTEGSVFLDARHLADFHQRFPSIYDNCRNHGIDPTQELLPVRPGAHFHMGGVRTDSCGQTSIPGLYAVGEVASTGVHGANRLASNSLLEGLVFARRLAEQIKGEPQSSEKISSTQVDLVPSTYFGAIDESQLKRHMTEMAGILREPHALQKFLETHPLKTYALKEYKDEIIAQIHRQTASSLIATAALLREESRGGHYRIDAPEPKAEWAGKVIGISKNGVQLTTRKTKIKETI, translated from the coding sequence TTGTTCGATGTTTGCATCATCGGGGGAGGCGTCGCCGGGCTCATGCTCGCGCGTTCGCTCCCTGATCATTATTCCATCGCAGTCGTCACGAAAGAACATGCCGGGACGGGAAATACAAGCCTTGCGCAAGGTGGAATCGCCGCAAGCCTGAGTTTTGATGATCGTCCCGAATCCCATGCCACGGATACTTTGATCGCCTCGGCAGATCACGCCGATGCTGGGCGCGTAGAAATTTTGGTCAATGAAGGATCAGAGCTCATGAAAAATTTGCTGGCGCACGGGCTGCCATTCGATGGGGACGAACTCGGGCTGCCAGCGCTCGGCATGGAAGGCGCACACAGCCATCGGCGGATCGTCCATGCAGGAGGCGACCAGACCGGCAAGATGCTCATGCACTATCTAATGGAAGAAACGTCTGGAAAAATCACGCGTTTTGCTTTTCATCAAGCTTTGGAATTAAGGATGGAAAGCGGACGCTGCGCCGGCGTGCTTTTTTCGGATCGGTTCGGAAAACGTTCGGTCATTCACGCACGCCATGTTGTCCTCGCGACAGGCGGCATCGGGCAGTTGTACAGTGAAACATCCAACTCATCCGTTTCAACAGGCGACGGATTGTCACTGGCCTATCACGCAGGCGCCGTACTGGAAGATCTCGAATTTGTGCAATTCCATCCGACCGTCCTGACGCTTGAAGGGAAGTCATGCGGGCTTATCTCAGAAGCGGTGCGCGGAGAAGGTGCTGTATTGGTGGATAGAGATGGCAAGCGGATTATGGACGGCATCCATCCGCTCATGGAACTTGCACCGCGTGATGTTGTTGCAAGGGCGATCGAACGGCATTGGCAAACCGAAGGCTCGGTCTTTCTCGACGCCAGGCATTTGGCTGATTTCCACCAGCGCTTTCCTTCGATTTATGACAATTGCCGGAACCATGGAATCGATCCGACGCAAGAGTTGCTGCCGGTCCGCCCAGGCGCCCATTTTCATATGGGCGGGGTGAGGACGGATAGTTGCGGCCAGACGTCCATCCCAGGGCTTTATGCTGTCGGAGAAGTCGCGTCGACCGGTGTCCACGGCGCTAACCGGCTAGCGAGCAATTCATTATTGGAAGGCTTGGTATTCGCTAGGCGGCTTGCCGAGCAGATAAAGGGAGAGCCGCAATCATCCGAAAAGATAAGCTCAACGCAAGTGGATCTTGTGCCAAGTACATATTTTGGAGCCATTGATGAAAGCCAGCTGAAACGGCACATGACGGAAATGGCGGGAATCTTGAGAGAACCGCATGCGTTGCAGAAGTTCTTGGAAACCCATCCTTTAAAGACCTACGCGCTGAAGGAGTACAAGGATGAGATCATTGCGCAGATCCACCGTCAAACCGCGAGCAGCCTTATTGCGACAGCGGCGTTATTGCGGGAAGAAAGCAGGGGCGGCCATTACCGGATCGATGCGCCTGAGCCAAAAGCCGAATGGGCCGGAAAAGTCATCGGCATCTCAAAAAATGGCGTCCAGTTAACGACACGAAAAACAAAGATCAAGGAGACCATATAA
- a CDS encoding universal stress protein, with amino-acid sequence MKKIRGRMDESILVCVFYGPNGERLIKRGSKLANMLDCPLYILTVDALPYDEFDTGKSAYVEKWGELAEELGAEEFVIRDNEKRPPAKVIAEVANQFNITQIIIGQTARSRWEEITKGSFMNVLLREIPFVDFHVVSVARTVKGNDGDDFEKGVRCYLVQEGEKYKIHFSQTKDCQIEGIFFKEIGTDFNNGIFKFMENNKLHQVEVLDNYIQDTDEIEGCIKKEPAKLS; translated from the coding sequence ATGAAGAAAATCAGAGGACGCATGGACGAAAGCATATTGGTGTGTGTGTTTTATGGCCCGAATGGCGAGCGTCTCATAAAAAGAGGAAGCAAGCTGGCAAATATGCTTGACTGCCCATTGTATATTTTAACCGTTGATGCTTTGCCATATGACGAGTTTGATACTGGAAAGTCAGCTTATGTTGAAAAATGGGGCGAACTTGCTGAGGAGCTGGGGGCAGAAGAATTTGTCATCCGTGATAATGAAAAGCGCCCGCCGGCTAAAGTGATTGCGGAAGTGGCGAATCAATTCAACATCACCCAGATCATCATTGGCCAAACGGCAAGAAGCCGCTGGGAAGAGATTACAAAAGGTTCATTTATGAACGTCTTGCTGCGTGAAATCCCGTTTGTCGATTTTCATGTCGTGTCGGTAGCGCGCACAGTCAAAGGCAACGACGGAGACGATTTTGAAAAAGGCGTCCGCTGCTACTTAGTCCAAGAAGGCGAAAAATACAAAATCCATTTCTCTCAAACAAAGGACTGCCAGATTGAAGGCATATTCTTCAAGGAAATTGGAACGGATTTTAACAACGGTATTTTCAAGTTCATGGAAAATAACAAGCTTCATCAAGTTGAAGTATTGGATAATTACATTCAAGATACGGATGAAATTGAAGGCTGCATCAAGAAAGAACCGGCCAAACTCTCGTAA
- a CDS encoding NADP-dependent oxidoreductase: protein MTPNTYKEIHLANRPEGTPTDKDFNFIEKEIPSIGKDEVLLRTLYLSVDPYMRGRMKDVKSYVEPFKLNEAITGGILAEVVESNSDKFQQGDVVNGTLNWAEYNVANAQSVQKVDPSLAPITTRLGILGLTGLTAYFGLLDIGKPQQGETVVVSGAAGAVGSVVGQIAKLKGAHVVGIAGSQEKIDYLINELGFDAAVNYKSDSFKEDFKKAIPNGVDVYFDNVGGEVSDAVIFEINRNARIVLCGTISSYNNPEADLGPRIQWKFITTSSMMKGFTLGDYAHDFKTGAQALAGWLQEGKLKYEETITEGFEKTPEAFLGLFEGSNLGKQLVKVADPEFAKL from the coding sequence ATGACACCAAACACATACAAAGAAATCCATTTGGCGAACCGCCCAGAAGGCACGCCCACTGATAAGGACTTTAATTTTATCGAAAAAGAGATTCCATCCATCGGAAAAGATGAAGTATTGCTGAGAACTTTATATCTTTCCGTTGACCCGTATATGCGCGGGCGCATGAAAGACGTGAAATCTTACGTTGAGCCGTTCAAATTGAACGAAGCGATCACCGGAGGCATTCTCGCGGAAGTCGTCGAGTCGAATTCCGATAAGTTCCAGCAAGGGGATGTCGTCAACGGCACGCTTAACTGGGCGGAGTATAATGTCGCGAATGCCCAGTCGGTCCAGAAAGTGGATCCATCACTTGCCCCGATCACGACGCGCCTCGGCATACTCGGCTTGACTGGATTGACGGCGTATTTCGGACTGCTCGATATCGGCAAGCCGCAACAAGGCGAAACAGTCGTCGTCTCAGGCGCAGCGGGAGCGGTCGGATCGGTCGTCGGACAGATCGCCAAACTGAAAGGCGCACATGTCGTCGGCATCGCCGGCTCGCAGGAAAAGATCGATTACCTCATCAACGAACTCGGATTCGACGCCGCAGTGAACTACAAATCCGATAGCTTCAAAGAAGATTTCAAGAAAGCCATCCCGAACGGCGTCGATGTCTATTTCGATAATGTCGGCGGCGAAGTGTCCGATGCAGTCATTTTCGAGATCAACCGCAATGCGCGCATCGTCCTGTGTGGCACGATTTCTTCCTATAACAATCCGGAAGCGGACCTTGGCCCGCGCATCCAGTGGAAATTCATCACGACGAGCTCGATGATGAAAGGCTTCACGCTCGGCGATTACGCGCATGATTTCAAGACAGGCGCACAAGCACTCGCCGGATGGCTGCAGGAAGGCAAACTGAAATATGAGGAAACGATCACAGAAGGCTTCGAGAAAACACCGGAAGCATTCCTTGGCCTATTCGAAGGCAGCAACCTCGGCAAGCAATTGGTGAAAGTCGCTGACCCAGAGTTCGCTAAGCTGTAA
- a CDS encoding IscS subfamily cysteine desulfurase, whose protein sequence is MVIYLDSAATAPMRKEAIDAYVETANNAFGNTQSLHDAGSLAADYLASCKKLWGQFLNVRQDGIYFTGNASEANQLAIRSLLKGRPEHYRSIVSTQLEHASVLSVLHELEREGYEITYVPVDCFGRVDLDAYERLVDEETALVVMQLVNSEMGAVQPVEQCTKIALQFGVPLHSDIVQGFGKLPVDIGLWGVASAVCSAHKVGGPKGVGIAYLDPSVHWESVYEGTTHQNGFRAGTIDVPAIVSATIAAKHAVMEQPESYEHARKLQCYLIEQLPAGVIVTGDIKSKSPFIQGLVLPHVEGQWMMLACNRAQIAISTGTACKIGYGEAMSAMLAMGTESDTAKKFIRISFTKHTSSNELDAFIHVLNENQSTQKNRLPI, encoded by the coding sequence ATGGTGATTTACTTGGATTCGGCAGCGACCGCCCCGATGAGAAAAGAAGCGATCGACGCTTATGTGGAAACGGCTAACAACGCATTCGGCAATACACAAAGTTTGCATGACGCAGGATCTCTCGCAGCAGACTATCTCGCATCGTGCAAGAAATTATGGGGGCAGTTTCTCAACGTTCGGCAAGACGGAATTTATTTCACCGGCAACGCCTCAGAGGCGAACCAGCTCGCCATCCGCTCGTTATTGAAAGGACGTCCCGAACATTACCGGTCTATCGTATCGACACAACTCGAACACGCTTCCGTCTTATCGGTGCTTCATGAACTCGAACGCGAAGGCTATGAAATTACATACGTTCCGGTCGACTGCTTCGGACGGGTCGATTTGGATGCTTACGAACGACTGGTTGACGAAGAAACAGCGCTCGTCGTCATGCAGCTTGTCAACTCAGAGATGGGGGCTGTCCAGCCGGTCGAGCAATGCACAAAAATCGCCTTGCAATTCGGCGTGCCGCTTCATTCGGATATCGTCCAGGGCTTTGGGAAGCTGCCGGTCGACATTGGTTTATGGGGCGTCGCTTCCGCTGTTTGTTCAGCACATAAAGTCGGCGGCCCCAAAGGCGTTGGCATCGCCTATCTCGATCCATCCGTCCACTGGGAATCGGTGTACGAGGGGACGACACATCAAAACGGATTCCGCGCCGGAACGATCGATGTTCCGGCAATCGTCTCCGCGACCATCGCCGCAAAACACGCTGTCATGGAACAGCCTGAAAGCTATGAACATGCAAGAAAACTTCAGTGCTATTTGATTGAACAATTGCCGGCAGGTGTCATCGTGACCGGCGACATAAAGTCGAAATCCCCGTTTATCCAAGGACTAGTTTTGCCGCATGTCGAAGGGCAATGGATGATGCTTGCCTGCAACCGTGCGCAGATCGCCATCTCCACCGGCACCGCCTGCAAGATCGGCTATGGTGAAGCGATGTCTGCGATGCTTGCGATGGGAACGGAAAGCGACACCGCGAAAAAGTTCATCCGGATTTCATTCACGAAACATACATCAAGCAACGAACTGGATGCATTTATCCATGTGCTGAACGAAAACCAATCGACACAAAAAAACCGCTTGCCCATTTGA
- the nadA gene encoding quinolinate synthase NadA, translated as MTSLLEELQMADAMPTSYLTASTDELHERAKRARATLGKRLYILGHHYQKDEVIHYADVTGDSLQLSQIAGRQTADYILFCGVHFMAETADILTEPHQAVILPDMRAGCSMADMANIDQTERAWAELQTLFGDTIIPLTYVNSTAAIKAFVGRNGGATVTSSNAQEMVEWALSQKQRMLFLPDQHLGRNTAVKLGIPLEQMAVWDPIKQKLELDCAIEDVQVILWKGHCSVHMNFLPKHVDNLREKEPDRNILVHPECTYEVVSASDFAGSTKYIIDMIEASEPGSKWAIGTEMNLVNRLIKDFPDRDIVSLNPFMCPCLTMNRIDLPHFTWILEELVEGRVLNRIQVDEQTASEAKLALAKML; from the coding sequence ATGACTTCATTGCTTGAAGAACTTCAAATGGCAGATGCTATGCCAACAAGCTATTTAACAGCATCAACAGATGAATTGCATGAACGCGCGAAACGTGCACGTGCAACTCTTGGAAAACGATTGTACATCCTCGGCCATCATTACCAGAAAGACGAAGTGATCCACTATGCGGATGTGACTGGCGACTCGCTGCAATTGTCGCAAATCGCAGGGAGACAGACAGCGGATTACATCCTGTTTTGCGGCGTCCATTTCATGGCGGAGACCGCGGATATCCTGACCGAGCCGCATCAAGCGGTCATTTTGCCGGATATGCGGGCAGGCTGTTCGATGGCGGATATGGCCAATATCGACCAAACCGAACGCGCTTGGGCAGAGCTTCAGACACTTTTCGGCGATACCATCATCCCGCTTACTTATGTCAATTCGACAGCGGCCATCAAAGCGTTTGTCGGCCGCAACGGGGGAGCCACGGTGACTTCCTCCAATGCACAGGAAATGGTTGAATGGGCCTTGTCCCAAAAGCAGCGCATGCTGTTCTTGCCCGATCAACATCTTGGGCGCAATACTGCCGTGAAGCTGGGCATTCCGCTTGAGCAGATGGCGGTGTGGGACCCGATCAAGCAAAAGCTCGAACTCGATTGTGCGATAGAAGACGTACAAGTGATTTTATGGAAAGGGCATTGCTCGGTGCATATGAACTTCCTGCCGAAACACGTCGACAATTTGCGTGAAAAAGAACCGGACCGCAACATCCTTGTGCATCCGGAATGCACGTATGAAGTCGTCAGCGCGTCCGATTTTGCTGGTTCGACCAAATACATCATCGACATGATCGAAGCGTCTGAGCCGGGATCGAAATGGGCAATCGGGACGGAGATGAACCTCGTCAACCGGCTCATCAAGGATTTCCCGGACCGCGACATTGTTTCCTTGAATCCTTTTATGTGTCCGTGTTTGACGATGAACCGCATCGACCTGCCGCATTTCACATGGATTTTGGAAGAACTGGTGGAAGGCCGCGTCCTCAACCGTATCCAAGTGGATGAGCAAACGGCTAGTGAAGCGAAACTGGCTCTAGCGAAGATGCTGTAG